CAGATTCAACAAGTATGTAGTCGCCCAGCCACTGCTGGAGAGCGCCCTGCGATAAAAATTGGGTAGCTGTCGCCAGTTCCGGGCTGTTTCCTTCAAACAGAAGGCGGTTTATGCCGCATCCGAAATCGGGCCTGTTTACCCTCTCTTCCTGCCCTGTGAAAAGAACCTGTTCAATGAGCTGGACAATGTGTTTGGAATATCCAGCGGAATTGGTTCGACCGCGCCCGTTTATTGAAAAAGGAAATCCGATATACATTACTTCCCCTTCACTTTTGTATTACCCATAACTACATTTAATGCTGTCCCGGTAGGAGTGCAGACGGAACTTCCGTCTTCAAGCAAAAGCGGTTCCTTGTTGGAGAAAACCTTTGTAGCCCCTTTTACAAAATTGGCCGTAACGCAGGGGCCGGCGCCTGCCGGGGGAGGGGGGAAGGCACAGCCGGAAATTGTATATAATGCCGAGAGCGTTACAGCAGGTTTTCCGTCGACTTTCACTTTTGGACTTGTTACGGCGGGCTTTGCCTGACCCGCGTGCGCGCATAGCACGGTGGAACCTGCGTTAAGAAGAAATCCAGGCATTACATCACCTCCAGAGCGCCTTCATTGATCAAAACTGAAGACGATCCTATCTTGATCTTCTTCGAGCCGTTCTCCATTTCGATAGCTTTTTTGGAAATTTTCGCCTTCACGGAATCGCATTTGATCTCGATATCCTTCTCGACTTTGATGGAAGAATCCTCATTCTTCAGTTCCGCTTTTTTATCGGTTACGGTAAATGTTATCTTGTCGTTTTTGACAGTAAGATCCTTGTCTGTGATTTTCACAGAACGCTTCTTATCGTGGTCGACGGTGATATCCTTTTCGGTCATCTTTACATTCGATTTCTTATGATCGAGTTCAATGTCTTTTTGAGTCAGTTTTATAACCGAGGGTTTGTTGTCGATGGTTATCCCTTTTTTATCGAATATCATTTTCAGCGGATCGGATACCGCGGGGGATTTTATTTCAAGGGTAATGCCCCCTTTATCACCGGCATTGTTATCAAGCTTGAATGTAATATGCTCCGTCTTGATGATCTTCACCTCAGCCTTTGCCGGACTGATTGGCACCTCGTTCTCTCCCCAGAAACACCCGGTCCATATTGGCTTGTTCGGGTCTCCCCCTTCAAACTCTACCCATATGTTTGCGTCCTTCGGCGGGATGAAAAAAAATCCGACCCCCTTTCCCGCATACGGAACGCAAGGCATTGCCCAGCTTGGAGAAGAGTCGTCAAGAACGGCAGGCACCTTTACCTTCACGCGCCCGAGGTTGTTCGGGTCGACGTTGCTCTCGACCTTCCCCCTGTATTTGCCGAAGTACTGGCTCATGGGACCACCACCGGAAGCAGTGCGCCAAGTCCGTCTCTGGTCAGCGTGAAAGTCTGTTTATATTTTTCACGCGTAATTTTGTGCGAGACCTCCTTGACGTAGTAATTGCCGTCATAGCTGTATCCCACTCCACGCAGACCTACGAGACCTCTAGGTTTAAGGATATTTCCGTATCTCAGGCTGTCGAGGTCGCCGGTTGCCGTGACGACCTGATCTACAGACCTGTCGGTGATCCTTTGTGCCGCCGTTCTAGCCTGTTGCGCCGTATATCCTTCCATTGTGCCGAGATCGGTCGTCTCCATTGATTCTTTCCATGAAGGATTTTTCGAAAGAGGGAGCCGGGTGGCTGAAGGGGCGGAGATGTTTATGGAAACCTCCTTCTGAGTCTTTTTGTCCTGTATCTTCCCTTTTACCTTTTGCGGTTTTTTTGCGTCATACTGAAAACTGATCGACTCAACATTTGTGAAGGTCCCCATGTCCACGGAAAGAGCCCTTTGAGGTGTTCCTTTTGTTGCTGGCGGTCCCCAGTACGCCTTGTTTACTCCCGGCGCGGGACCGGAGATGATATAGAAATCATACGCGAATTTATCCGCCAATTTTTTAAGATATTTGAAATCGGTCTCGTCCTGCACAGGTATCGTGTCCGTAAGGCTTGGAGTTTCGGCCGAAGAGGGCTTTATAACATTGGGTGTGAGGCCGTATTTGGAATATTTGGAAATGAGCTTCAAAGCGATAACATCTTCACTCTGTGCCGGGTGTTTGCTTTTTACTTTTTCCTTGTCCATCATCACGCTTACGTCGTTCCCGGTGATAGTCAGCGTGGTGGAGCCTACCTCCTGGCCGGGGGAAAGCTGCTGGTGCTGGATTATTCCATCCATTAAAACTGTCGGCTTCGCGTTGAATGTCACGAGGATGATCATCCTGTTTGGCGGCTTGAGAAGAGGCGATTTTAAAAGAGCGAAATCCTTGGACGCGGATTTCAGCCCCTTCCCCAAAGCGAAGGTTATTTGAAATCCTGACATCCCTTCGTCCGTATGTTTTACTTCCACGTTGCGCAACGCCTCCAGTATCATCGGAGGGGCGGGCTTGGGAACCGTCTGTCCGATAAGGAACGTAACCTTGATGCCGTTGTAGAGCACTCTCTTTACTCCTCTGGAACCGGGATCCGCAGTTTTGTACCCGGCTCGTCGGTAAGATGAAATGGATTCATCGCGTTGTTCGCATCGCACACGCGCCAGAACTGTTCAGGCTCGCCGATCGACCGCGCGGTGATGTTGTCGAGCCTGTCCCCTTCGGTAACTTCGACTTCCGTAAGGAGACGCATCTTCTCACCCTGAGGGAGGAAACGGCGGCTGATATAGGCGACCTCACTCCCGTCGGGCATGCGGTATTTCCTGGTTTCCATCTCACAGTACCGGCTCAGATAATCGATCATAATCTCCCCCTGTTTACTGCCGATTTACAAGTCGGGCATACCCGCGCCAAGACTTGCGACCATCCCCAACTTCGCCATGATCTCCTTCGACACCTGATGGGCAAGGAACAGGTTGTATCCCATGTGACTCGGGTCGAGATCGGAGTAGCTGAGCACCCTCATATCGAGGGGAATTTTCGCCCGGATGGGATTCAGTTTCGTGTCGTGCGCCTCTTCAGTGATAGTGAAACCGGTCAAACGCACCGGGAGCACACGGAACGGCCCCCAAACAAGGAGCGTGAACTGCGCCGACTCCGGTACAACCTCAATGGTGCCTGCGGCAAGGAGAGCCATATTTTTTATAACTGAGATACTGCTCGGGTAAAGGAGCATTTCAAGAGCCGCCAGCTGGGGATATATCCCCATAGTCGATGCCGGTTCGGATGCCTTTTCAAGCTGATCGGTGGCGTCTATTACCACATCAAGTTTGATGTTCTCCTCCGGCGCACCTTTCAGGCGCAGAGCCTCGGACCGGTCGCTGTCGCTACCGGAAGCAACCTGCGCCTTGAGCGTACGGGTCACGGAATCGGGGTTATATTGAAAAATAATTACACTCGGGTTAGGGTTTGGGGGCTGAAGGGATATAAGGGCACCTTTCAGCAGTAAAGGACTGCCAGGAAAACCGCTCACTTCCCATCCCCCATATAAATTACATTCTCCACTTCAGGCCTATAACCAACGGTAAATATGGCCTTTCCCCCGAACTGATAACCTTCAATATGCCGAAGGGGGCGACGAATATTGCCCCCCGAAGCGTATTATTGCACCGGCTATTCCGGTGTATATTTCTCTGAACAGGTTAATAATTATTTATAATTAAATCCATATAAATATTACCGAAGTCATAGGCATCTGTCAAGAGGGATATTTTTTATTTGCCTGGTTACTTTGGATTGGCGATAAACAGAAATTGATTGATGGTTATTTGGGTTATTTTGCCAGTTCGTCAATAACGCTTCTCTTTGAGCCAATTTCTTTGGCACCAGCAATGCCCTGTTTTTTTATTTTTTCTATAGTTTTGGCATTATAATTATCATTATCAGTATCAGTTTTAGGGCCTATATCCTTCTCCAATCCGACTTCTTTCTCATAAGTTTTAATTTCTTTTGTTACATCTGCGTCAAGAGCCTCTTTAGTTTTGTCGATAACGGCCTTCCGCGAAGAAGTTCTTTTCTTCGGATCATTCGCGTGCGTCTTATTAAGGTCTTTCATATCCAGAACTTCCTTTGCTATAGGCGTAATTCCACCATAACTTAACGTCTCTTTATGACGAGTTTTTCCCATGTAAAGGCACAATGTCCCTTTTCTCACTTTTTCGTTACCAACAAATTCCTTTGCTTTTGTATTTTCGAAAAGTTTCGAGCTTGCAATCTTCCAGATTAACTCCTTCTGAGGCATGTGATGTCTCTCCATTAATCCTTTAGAAGTTGGCAACATATTATAATGACCGACAGTACCCTCCATTAAATACACGTCCTTATGTTTAATCTTTGCACCTATTGTCCCCCCCTTGTGTATCTGACAAATCTTCATTGAAAGTTTTCTTTGATTTTTCTCGATAAGGTTATTGAGTTCATTAATTTTGCCCTTATTAGTTGCGCTATTTTTAGTCAACTTTTTCATTTCCCTGGTTTGCAAATGTATGTTTTCCAGTGTACCGATTGCTTCCTCCAGAAATTGTTTTTTAGCGGAACTTATTTTGGCCTTTTTTAGATTATCGAGATAAGCCTCCATTGGAGTTGGGTTACTTGCCATGTAAACGGTGGCGGCCGAACCTTCTCCTTTTATGGAAATCATATGAGATTCCCCTTCTATTTTAAATTTATGCGAAGGGAATATTACGCTCTTAACTTTTTCAATCCCTGACTTGACCTTTCCTTTCACCTTGCCAACTACAGCCGCTCCCTTGGCGTATAGCGCTTTGCCTTTATCGACTATCCAGCCTATTACCTTGTCGAGAGCCTTGTCGACAGGGGCGCGTACCTTCGCAATGATCTCTTTTATCTTGTCGGCGATCTTGTCGAGACCGAGCCACTTGGCAAGGAAGTTGACAAGAAGAGTAAGCCCTTTCGCGAGTACATTCTCAACCCATTTGGACGCTTTGCCTACATTGCCTGCCGCTATCATCGCGATAGACTCAAGTATCCCCATCACAAGCGCGCCGATCTCCTTTATCTTCTCTATGAAGAACATTACGGTCTTGTACATCGTCATGGCGGCTTCTATCAGTCCAGCGCCAGGTATAAGCATCGTCACAAGCTTTGTAACCGCCTTGAAGATTATGGTGTTTCTTACCCATTCGATGATCGCATTCATCGCCATCTCCTTAAGATTGCCAAGCGATTCCTGCACCTTTTCCCAAAGCACAATGGGGCCTCGCGCAATAAAATCCTTTACGAATTCAACGCCGGCCTCTATCTTCCCTACTATTTCCTCACCTTTAGGGCCGAGCTTTTCTACTATCTTCCCGCGGATGTTTTTGTATGTGAGGCCGAGGATGGAAGCGGCGAGGGTGAATATCCCTTTGAGATCGAGCTTTTCAGGGATTATTATATCCGTACCCTGAAGTGAACCGAAGAGCCAGTTCGCAAGCGCGGCTTTTAGATGTGTCACGAAGTTGTCTTTAAAGAGATTGAACCCGCCCATGATAGCTTTCACAAGGTTCTTCGCGAATCCAATTGGGTCTGAGAGTATCTGGCCGATTACAGCCTTCCCTTTATTGAAGACATCCATGATAGTTTTGACAGGAGCGCCTACGAGACTGAGCGCCCCTTCCAGAATGAATGTTTTGATCTTCGAGCCAACCGCGCTTGCGAAATTCTTGATCTTTGTATAGAGACCGCCGAATACGCGGTAGAGAACGCCTACGTTGTAGTCGTATCCCTTCGACCACTGCATCTGGTCCCACGCGCTTTTGAACAAGGCGGCAAAGCCACCTTTTGGGGTCAGTTTTTTCAATTCAACCTGCAGCCATTCGAACGCCCTTGTTATAGCGCCGGATTTATTAAGGTTGTCGAAGAGAACAGGGCCGATAACAGGTATCAATCCAAGTACGCCTTTGCAGAGATTCGTAGGGGTAGGGGGTGATTGGCCCAGCACTATCATTAACAGGTCGTATCCCGGGATGTACTTGAGCGCCCCTTTTACTTTTTCTTTAAGAAAGTTAAGCGCGGCTAACGCTTTTTCCTTAGCCCAATTTGCCGCCTTTGAAACACCTTCTTTAACTGAGGAGGCAACACTACTTACAAAATCTGTTGCTTTATCCCATAAACCACCGAGAAACCTCTGGATCCTTGGTGTCGCGGGGGTAATGTTGAAATGTTTCGCCCTTACACCTTTCCCCTGCTGGATGGTGTGGGTAAGTTCATGCGCGATGAGTTTCCGTCCGCTGTCGGTGCCCGGGCTGTATTTCCCCCTGTTGAAATAGATATCGCTTCCGCTTGTAAATGCCTGAGCGTTTATTGAAGAGGAGAGCTGATGGGCATTACTCCCGGTATGGGTTCGAACATTGCTGAAATCGTGGCCGAAGCGGGGCTCCATGAAATTTTTCACGTCGGCAGGGAGGGGGTTGCCGCTCCCGCGGGATGAAGCGAGAGTTTTGTTGAAGTCATGGGAGCCAGATTCGGAACTTGCTCCCTTGTTCTGTCGACCGTTTCCCGCGTTGGATATGTTTTCCTTTGGGTGCACCATCGTGGACGGTGAAGGGTCTCCCGGTTTGGATTCCGGTTCCTCGTTTTCCTGTTTTTGAACATCCGGCGCGGAGTTTTCGGTCATAGATTTCTGTTGCGGTATCGCGTTGCCGGAATATTTCGGCAAATTCAATGACGTCTTGCCGGGTTCGGGCATGCGCATCACCGTTTCGGCGGTACTGTCGGCTTCAACTTCGTACTTGTCACCCGGTTTACCAACAACAAGTTTCGGCATGATACCGGTTAAAAGATTTCCTTCCAGGCTTTGAGTATTCTTCTCTCTATTCAGGCGGGTATTTCCTTCAGGTATTGTCTTGTGATCAGGATTTTTGTATTTTTCATCCGCATTTTCTTTTTGCTGTAAGCTGAAGTTGGATGATCCGTTATTGCCGGTTTTGTTTGCGCCACCTCTGCCGGAAAGGTCTTCGGGAGGTGAAGAAGGGGAGGGAACAGTTTCCTTTTTGTTGGCAGCTTCCTTTTTCTCAGTTTCTTTTGTGTTTTCCTCTTTTTGGTTTTCCTGTGATGACGGTTTGGAACTGTGAAGAATATTTACATTCGAAAAATTAAAACCGGCGTGTCCGCCTCGGATACTGTTTGTGGAGGGGATTGCGGTTGTCGAAGCTGGAGTGGTGCCCGAATGCGTCCGCTTGCTTTGAATCCATACTGATTTTTCAGGCGGCTTTTTTGCAGTTACAGGCGCGGAACTGGATTTGCCACGAATAACTGCTGGTTCTGCCATGTTACTGTCGCCTTCCGGGTACGCAAGCCGGTTTCATTTTATTTGGCATCATCGCCTAGTTACTGCGTTGAAAAACCCCTTTTTCCCTGTAATTTTTTACAATTGAATCAATGAATGCGTCGAGAGTTTTATCAAGCAGCATATCTTCGAGGAGAGTTTCAAAAGGTTCCGGTATCCATGGAATATTCGGATCAACTGTTTTATAGGCTTTGACAACAGCGTTTTTTACGGCCTCTTTTTTCTGTTTACCGGTTATGCCGTCAATTTCTTCCACGGCCTCGACAAGAATTGTTCCCGCTTCAAAAGTAAACTTGGCTATCTCATTAAGGCTAAATCCATCCTTTTGATACTCTTTGAATAGTTCAGTAACCTTGTCGATGTCATCTTTTATTGAATCGTTGATCTCTTCCACCGTGCCCATTCTTCCTCCTTTTCGCTATTGAACAGTTAAAAAACATGTCATGGCTGTATCATCCCCGAATTACTTACATGCACCTGCCTTCTCCAGTGAGTCATATAGCTTTTTGGTTTTGTTCAGTATATCGGCAGTCGATGCGAGGTATTCTTTTGAGGCTGATAATTTGCTGTCACCGGGAATTTTTTCTGATTTTTCAAGTTCCTTGTTCAAGACCTTTATATCGTTATCTATTCCTTCGATATCAGCCAATATTGAATTTCTATCAGTTTTATCCATGCTGGAATTGTTCACGCAGGTTTTTATGTTGCTGAGCGCTTGTTTCGCTTTTGACAAGCCTTCAGACGACAATTTGATATTTTTTTTGAATTCTGCATATTGCTTATCGAGGCTTTGTTTAAGATCTGATAGTTCTTTCTGTGTCTTTAATCTATTTTGAAACTCTTCATACAAATCATATATTTTCCTTTTTAAGGGATCAGTCTTATGCTTTTTCGCTTTTTTTACAGGAATCGGGGTTTTGCTCTGTAGAGAAACTTTTGTCGGTTGTTTGCCGTTTTGTTGGACAACATGAGTAAGCTCATGAGCTAATAGGCGTTTGCCCTCCTTTGTGTTAGGTGAGTAAAAGCCGGTATTAAAGGCGATGTTGTTGCCGACGGTAAAAGCTTTAGCGCGTATCATGTTTGAGGCAACGATAGCGTTTGAATCAGTATGTATTCGCACTTTGCTGAAATCTACGCCGAATCTCCCTTCCATAAAGGAAAGCGTAGATTTGGGAAGTGGTGAGCCGCCTCCTTTCATTGAATCGATTTTCCGGCCTAACATAGCGGTAACTTCCGGCCCGGTATTTGCGGCCCTTTTCCCCTGTGCTTTATCGTCCTCTTTCTTCTCTTCTCGCTGGATACTCCCATCGGTGAGAGATTTACCTTGTGCTTTGTCGTCCTCTTTCTTCTCTTCGCGCTGGATGCTCCCATCGGCAAGAGGTTTGCCCTGTGCCTTTTCGTCCTCTTTTTTCTCTTCGCGCTGGACACTCCCTTCGGTGAGGGGTTTGCCTTGTGCTTTATCGTCCTCTTTTTTCTCTTCGCGCTGGACACTCCCTTCGGTGAGGGGTTTGCCTTGTGCTTTATCGTCCTCTTTTTTCTCTTCCATTTGAACAAGGGGAGTTATATTTTCGGAAACAGGCTTCGACTCGGTTTTATCATTATCACAGCTACTGCATGCCTTTTGTACTTTTGCACCGTCAGCGTTTGTTCCGACGACTTTCTCAGCTACAGTATCGGCCTCCCTTTCAAACCGATCTCCCGCTTTTCCGATTTTCAATTTTGTCTGCAACGTTTGCGAACAGGCAGGGCATGCCCCCCCATGCGGGTGCATTCGAATTTCAATTCCGGACGGAGCGTTACCCTGTTTTGAGCATTGACGGCTTTTTTCCTGACTGTTCTTTCCCTGTGAGAGGTTGATTTTGCGGAAATCGAATTGTGTTCCATTTGAG
This Nitrospinota bacterium DNA region includes the following protein-coding sequences:
- a CDS encoding GPW/gp25 family protein, which produces MYIGFPFSINGRGRTNSAGYSKHIVQLIEQVLFTGQEERVNRPDFGCGINRLLFEGNSPELATATQFLSQGALQQWLGDYILVESVIVKNENSTLYITVNYLERDSGQRNVAEFSREA
- a CDS encoding phage baseplate assembly protein V, with product MSQYFGKYRGKVESNVDPNNLGRVKVKVPAVLDDSSPSWAMPCVPYAGKGVGFFFIPPKDANIWVEFEGGDPNKPIWTGCFWGENEVPISPAKAEVKIIKTEHITFKLDNNAGDKGGITLEIKSPAVSDPLKMIFDKKGITIDNKPSVIKLTQKDIELDHKKSNVKMTEKDITVDHDKKRSVKITDKDLTVKNDKITFTVTDKKAELKNEDSSIKVEKDIEIKCDSVKAKISKKAIEMENGSKKIKIGSSSVLINEGALEVM
- a CDS encoding DUF4157 domain-containing protein, whose translation is MAEPAVIRGKSSSAPVTAKKPPEKSVWIQSKRTHSGTTPASTTAIPSTNSIRGGHAGFNFSNVNILHSSKPSSQENQKEENTKETEKKEAANKKETVPSPSSPPEDLSGRGGANKTGNNGSSNFSLQQKENADEKYKNPDHKTIPEGNTRLNREKNTQSLEGNLLTGIMPKLVVGKPGDKYEVEADSTAETVMRMPEPGKTSLNLPKYSGNAIPQQKSMTENSAPDVQKQENEEPESKPGDPSPSTMVHPKENISNAGNGRQNKGASSESGSHDFNKTLASSRGSGNPLPADVKNFMEPRFGHDFSNVRTHTGSNAHQLSSSINAQAFTSGSDIYFNRGKYSPGTDSGRKLIAHELTHTIQQGKGVRAKHFNITPATPRIQRFLGGLWDKATDFVSSVASSVKEGVSKAANWAKEKALAALNFLKEKVKGALKYIPGYDLLMIVLGQSPPTPTNLCKGVLGLIPVIGPVLFDNLNKSGAITRAFEWLQVELKKLTPKGGFAALFKSAWDQMQWSKGYDYNVGVLYRVFGGLYTKIKNFASAVGSKIKTFILEGALSLVGAPVKTIMDVFNKGKAVIGQILSDPIGFAKNLVKAIMGGFNLFKDNFVTHLKAALANWLFGSLQGTDIIIPEKLDLKGIFTLAASILGLTYKNIRGKIVEKLGPKGEEIVGKIEAGVEFVKDFIARGPIVLWEKVQESLGNLKEMAMNAIIEWVRNTIIFKAVTKLVTMLIPGAGLIEAAMTMYKTVMFFIEKIKEIGALVMGILESIAMIAAGNVGKASKWVENVLAKGLTLLVNFLAKWLGLDKIADKIKEIIAKVRAPVDKALDKVIGWIVDKGKALYAKGAAVVGKVKGKVKSGIEKVKSVIFPSHKFKIEGESHMISIKGEGSAATVYMASNPTPMEAYLDNLKKAKISSAKKQFLEEAIGTLENIHLQTREMKKLTKNSATNKGKINELNNLIEKNQRKLSMKICQIHKGGTIGAKIKHKDVYLMEGTVGHYNMLPTSKGLMERHHMPQKELIWKIASSKLFENTKAKEFVGNEKVRKGTLCLYMGKTRHKETLSYGGITPIAKEVLDMKDLNKTHANDPKKRTSSRKAVIDKTKEALDADVTKEIKTYEKEVGLEKDIGPKTDTDNDNYNAKTIEKIKKQGIAGAKEIGSKRSVIDELAK
- a CDS encoding DUF4157 domain-containing protein, producing the protein MKIGKAGDRFEREADTVAEKVVGTNADGAKVQKACSSCDNDKTESKPVSENITPLVQMEEKKEDDKAQGKPLTEGSVQREEKKEDDKAQGKPLTEGSVQREEKKEDEKAQGKPLADGSIQREEKKEDDKAQGKSLTDGSIQREEKKEDDKAQGKRAANTGPEVTAMLGRKIDSMKGGGSPLPKSTLSFMEGRFGVDFSKVRIHTDSNAIVASNMIRAKAFTVGNNIAFNTGFYSPNTKEGKRLLAHELTHVVQQNGKQPTKVSLQSKTPIPVKKAKKHKTDPLKRKIYDLYEEFQNRLKTQKELSDLKQSLDKQYAEFKKNIKLSSEGLSKAKQALSNIKTCVNNSSMDKTDRNSILADIEGIDNDIKVLNKELEKSEKIPGDSKLSASKEYLASTADILNKTKKLYDSLEKAGACK